The sequence GGACGTCAACAGCTCTTTTATTTACTATGTCAGCCTTGTTTCCTGACAAAGATATCACAATATTAGGAGTTGTTTGCCATTGCAGTTCTTTAACCCTGTGttttgctcttgcaaaggacccctCATTTGTGATGTCATACACAACTATGGCTGCTTGTGCTCCTTGGTAGTACATTGGTGCTAGGCTATGGTACCATTCTTGGCCAGCTGTATTCcatatttcaaattttactgTTATATCATCAAGACACACAGTTTGGTTAGAAATGCAGTCCCAATGGTACTCTCTTGAAATTCATGAAACTCGCCCTTCACAGAGCGAAGCACCAGGCTTGATTTGCCAACAGCAAACTCTCCTAGAAGTACCAGTTTGAACTGGCACATTTTATTTCCAGTGTTTGGCCTGTTGGGTCTTGTTGCTCCTTGATTAGCCATGTCCAAATTTAAAAGAGGTCCCTAATTTCAAATTCCTAAATGAACTTCCAGGATGCAAAGtatcaatttacttttttttttctgtagaaaattCCTCAGCTACCAGAGTTCTAGGATGACAGATGGGTGCCTCCATGTTCAGTGCCTTTTAAAGTTCAACGCTACTGAATCTTTACTTTGAAATAGCAGGTGTAACAGGAGGCTGCACACTGCCCAGAGATTGGATGTGATGCAGCTGCAGTGGCGTCGCCTGCTAGCTGCTTCTCACACTCGCAATAGTTCTTAATAACTGTAAGTCTTCATAGGTAAAATGGAGGTGGGCTCCCACAAACTGATAGTGTGCCAACTATCAGGTTGAAAGAGCTGATATTAATTGGACAGAAATTTCCTAGTGTCAGGAACTGACAAAGAGGAGTGGATTGTAATGTCAGAATTCCCTGCAATtaattgtgtgtttctgtgtactgGAGGGGGCAGTCCTAGTTGTCTGTTCATCCCGTTGTTTCCCTTAGAGATAATGAAGGTGTGGGTCTAAGGAGATTGGCAGTGAATAATTTGAGACTTAAGTCCTCTAAGgttctggagtgagagagggtacttAGTTTGAGTGATGTTCAGGGTAGGGTCCTGTAACTGGATAAAAGATGAGGTATTGTGTGAAGCAACAGAAGTGTTCTGGGTGTCACAGACTATGTGTTCTATCTGAGAGGTTGAGAAGGGAAATGGAATGTTAGAGCTGGTGGACAGAGTTGctaggaggaggagcagaggaacaGCTGGCAAGTCTGGGGTAGGGAAtcgtgggagcaaatgaaatacaAGTTAATGTCTTAGCTACATAAATCCCTTCCCATCAGGGGCACAGGGCAGTTTGACACTAACAAAAGTGTGTGAGTAAGAGGGATAcacctgaaaatacaattaagtggtggtGTTTGGTGATGTAAGTAAGGCTATTCCTCTACCCTGACAAGAGGAACACCAGAATGAGAAGTGAGACCCACAAACTCTCACAGGATGGAGTAAGTGGCTCCAGTGTCTAAAAGGAAGTAAATATGTGGCCCAGATAAATTATTGAAACTTAGGTTCCTGGTGAAAAAGACTGTTGTTCTCTTGGGACCTGGGTACCTTCAATCGTCCATTCCCAAGCCTAGGATATTGCATGGAGTGTGGTCTTCAATTGCTATCCCCTTGTAAGGAGGTACTAAGGGGCAGGCAACTGACCTACATCCCTTTGATTGCATTTTGGACAAGGCCCAGTTGTCCCATATCAGGCATGGCAGGCACAATCCCAATGGCTTTctctaccacatttaaaacagggacatGCAGGATTTTATGGGGTTTGTTAGACAGCCTGTGGCAGCATTTGTCAGTCTTGCTTGCAGCCTTTCAAATCTTTGCCAATGTATATGTTAAAAGCTACTGCGAAGACCACACTGCTGTCTGTGTGGTCAGGGCCCTTTCTCAAGGATTTCAAATTTTCtcctatgagtgggtacataccatttttgtctttctgagtctgggttacctcactcaggatgatttttttctagaacaatttatttgcctgcaaacctcatgatgtcattgtttttccctggggaatagtactccattgtgtatatgttccatattttatttatccatattGCAGTTGAaggacatgtaggttgtttccaggttctggatattaacAAATAATGCTCCTTTttacatagctgagcatgtgcccttgacTGAGCATCCCTTGtgtaaatgcccaagagtggtctTATGGGAGACTGaatctcaattttctaagaaagcaccatattgattttcaaagtggctgtacaacctCCCTTCCCATCACAAGTGGATGAGAATTCCCCTTGTTCCTCATCTTCTCCAgcgtaagctgtcttcagtgtttggatcttagccattctgacaggtgtaaggttgtatctcagagtcactttgatttgcacttccctgatgattagggatgttgtgcaattcctttaatgtcttgcagccatttgagcttcctctgttgagaattctctgtttacctctatagcccatttcttaattggactgttggacattttcatttctgatttcttgagttctttatatattctggatatcagcccttagtgagatgtggggttggtgtaTATCTTTTTCCACTTTGTAGGCTCTTGCATTGtattgttgaccatgtcctttgctcaacAAAAGCTTCagagtttcaagaggtcctaatgattttctgtttctcccagtgtctgtgctactggtgttataattaggaagtgatctcctgtgccaatacattcatgactacttcctactttctcttctttcaggttcagagtaactggatttatgttgagctTTGATCCACTTGCTCTTACATTGTATGCACTatgacatatatggatctatttgcagccttctacatattgacatccagttatgccagcaccttttgttgaagatgctttcttttttccattgtacaattttggcttctttataaaaaattacatgttcataggtgtgtggattaaagACAGTGTCTTTAATTTGAATCCATAGGTCTACATGTAGGCTTggtggacactagatgtaaagcaaaggatgactagactctTACTCACAACtgcagggatgctacctagaaaagaggactctaggaaagacaaagggtttgcaaaatgacagagaattggatgaaatctacatgagcaaactggacatgatgggggggggtaataaagggcaaggcttcgagggaaagagaaataagggtagtgggagatcccagctggatcaagaacagagagggagaacaagaaaaaaaaaaaggccatgataaatgaagaccccatgggcatagtaagaagcaaagtgctagaaagttccccagaaatccacaaagatacctctaaaatagactactggcaatggtccagagaatgctcaaactgacctactctggcgatcagatgcccaaacatcctaactgtcatggtagaactctcatccaatgactgatggaagcagattcagagatccatggctaggcccctggtggagctcctggagtctgAATAGTGACAAAGAGCGGGGACTCTATGtacaagaattgttgagaccatgactgtcagaagcacagggacaaatcaccaaactattggaaacacaaGAACTATGAagaaatagctgaggagcccccaacttgatcaggTCCCCtcaataagtgagacagttgattagctagcttcaactgtttggtaggtccccaggcagtggcaCCTGGAACTGTCCTGAGTGCATGAattggctgtttggagcctggggcctgtgcAGGGATACTTTACTCAGCCAGgttgaagggaggaggagactggaacttcctggactgaatctaccagcctgatctgaatccccaggggagtccttgccctggaggagacaggaatgcgGGGTTtgctggggggagaggggagggaggacaggggagtcaggggcttatatgtaaaattaaattaaattataaaatataaaaaattacaaaagaaaaaaaaagaatttgaggtGTTCCCTAATGTTGGGGAAGCCCTGTGTGTCAAGGTGTGTCATAAGGATTTGACAGCCCTGTGGGTTCTCAGAATATATGTTAGTTCATTGTAAGGGAGTCCTTGTAATTTGTTCTAGAAAATGATATTTATTCTCCTTATCAAGAATAAgtgttttcatatttcataattttctgGTTTCAGGGCAATCTTACAAAGACCTGTGAGGAGGCAGATTATAAAGCAATCTCTAGGCAGAGAGCCATCTAAGGTATTATAATTCCATCATTGGTCCAGTTTGGGAACCACTCCACTCCATGAGGATGTGTTGCATTAGTCTGGTCGATCTTGTGTACATGTATTCTAGCATGTTCCCAGCCTCTCTGATCTCCTCAGCAACTAGATTATTAACAAGAATCATGTATATATCAGAAAAGTTGAGACTGTAGGATTGAGtaatatattcataatttttaataaatgaagtaaaattaCAGACATAAGAATACAGTTTTTGTCTACTTGAAAAAGTTCTTCCAGTGAGAATGAAACATGTACCTTACCCAGGCTATATTCCCTTTCTACCTTTCCCAAAGAGAAAATGGCCACTGGGTTTGCCTGACTTGGGTTGGGTCCTTTGCAGCTAGATAACCCATGAAAAGAGGAGTATTGTTAGTGGTCAGAGTTGGGCAGTAGGAGAGTTCTGATATCAGAGAGGGGAAAGAGCTGGAGAGGCTGAAGGAACAGTTGCTTGAGAAGAAGAGGTAGACATTTGGAAAGGCCGGGGTTACTTAGCAGGGTCTCAAGCGATGACAAGTGATTCCTCAGATTCACTTTGCATGGATAGGAGCACATGGGATGGTGAATAATGATCAATAAGAATGGATTTGGAATTGAGATAGAAAAAGGGTTGGATTCAAGGACACTCCTTCCATTTACCTGTTCtctggcagaaattagataattCCCATGAAATATCAGGGTCCTGCAATCCATTAGTTGGCCATTATTTGTTGTCTGAGGGAATCTtatgtgcatatttttaaataattgtatcCTGTCTAGACATGTTTTTTCCGTCCATATATTTCTTTCCTGAACATGTGCATGGTTTCGTATCtcatgagacaaatcttaaactccTATGATAGTTGCAGATTAACAGGACTCAGCTTCACGCATGTGGTGGCTGCTGACATTGATGACTGGCTCATCCCCTCTTGCTATCCTGAGAGCCTAGCTTCAGTGCTTAGGGAGTGATGACTACTGCTGcagctctgggaagttgttgGGTCCATACTGACACTGCATAGCATGCTGCACACTGCTCACAACcctttttatttcacattttctccACAATATGTTGTCATTAGCATTTTTGATCATGGCCATtgtgacaggtataagatggtatttcagaatcattttgattagTATTTCCCTCATAGCTAAGGGTGTTTAACATTATTGTAAGTTTATCTAGGCtatttgagattattctgttgGTAATTCTCTGTTGAAACCTGTACCACATATTTAATGggatattttgtattttcatgtctCATTTCTGGAGATgttcatatattttttatatcAGTCCCGGTCAAATATGCAGTTGGttaaattttttccctttatctTGGCTACAGTTGTATTATTGATCACCAGTGTCATATGGATGACCCCatttaagactcctagcaataatgagtgtgtgcttgaactggccttctcaggtaatcatattggtgactaccctaaatgacatcatagagccttcatccattaCCTGATGGAGGCAAATGCACAGATGCATAGTCAAGAAGTTGGAGAGCACTGAAAGACCCATTGAAAAGTGAGTGGATGAATTATATTATCAAGGaggcattaagatcatgatgggaaaaccaagacacagatgacctgagtttgtttgATCTCATGGACTCTGTAGGGACAGCTTGGGTGCTGTCCTGTGAGTTTCCTAGGCCCTCTGCCTCTGAGTCACAGTTGTACAGCTAGGTCTTTTTTGGGAACCCAGCAATGAGATGAGGATCTGTCCCAagtgtatgagctggctctttggatgttatttcctatggtgggatgccctgttcagccttgatgcagagggaggagaTTGGTCCTTCCTCCACTTGATATGCCATTTTCTGACTCTTCCCAAGGGAGAACTTACCCTTCTGAaaggaaagagatgaagaaggtaGGATTATTGAAAGGAGGtatgagggaagaaaaggaggagaagtgGGATGGAAAAGTGTTGTTgctatcaaaaacaaaatgaaaaaaatattaaacagacataatgaaatataaattaatactaaataactaaataaattccatttaagtgtttggtaaGAATGCCTCTTAAAATAGTCATGCCTGTATTAGTAGCTAGCACCTAACCAAAAATCCTGCACTTAAAGTAGCCattcatctgtttccattagcaATAGATTTGCTAAGGAAGTGCAATTAACAGAAAACATCCAATTCGGGGTGCTTAGAATCTCTTTTAAAGCTTTTTTAGGTCTCATGGGGAAATTCAAGCGCCATGAAGGATACCATCTGTAGCTCTAGTATTGTATCCCACCACACTGTTCCCTAAGTACCACGCAGAaacttattaataattaaaaaactcagCCAATACCTCAGAGTTGTTACTAggtaacttttacattttaaactaacACATATTACTTAACATTGCTCTGCTACATGATATCTTTTCTCAGTATTGCAAGTTCTCATTTTCTCGCTTAGACTCTTCACAATTCTGGGACTTCACACCTCCTTGTCTGATTCTGCCACCTAAGCATTATCCTCCCTAGCTATAAACAAGTCAGCATCTTCAtcctttttttatgtttttgtttttattattttgagacaggttttttttttttttctgaatagagTTTTTGCCTGTACCAAGTCTtcctctgtggatcaggctgtcctcaaactcacagaggtctgcctagatctgcctcatgagtgctgggattaaaggtataagcAGTGACTGCCAGGCACACCAGTTACCTCtttattaaaataatcaaaattatatatatatgtatgtatgttttcagacaGTATGAAGGAATATTTCACAATCTGCCCTTTTTTTTATACTAATgcttttttgtacattttatatttttttgtcttggaattatatatttctttccaGGCTATCTGTGTGACAAAATTTTATAGTTAAGATCTATTCTtgaaaatatttaggaaaaaaaaaaaaaaaaaatatatatatatatatatatatatatatatatatatatatgtctaaaATATCTGTATATATTCCCTAAATATTTCAATTAATAAACAGTAAATTGATCCTCATTTATTTGGACTAGAATTTCACATTAATCACATTTTATGGAAGTTGAACCTTGCCAGTTGATGCTTAATTTCTTACCACAGGTTTGGCTGTGATGTGCAGCTCTCTTAATATATGGGGcaaaatttagaaaataccaTGAGCACTTGGAAGCATATCTACATGATAAATTTGTTATATACAACCAAGAGATTATAGAGGTGACTGTATCTTTTTTGGTACTGAATATAAGGATGACAGGTGCCTGGAACCTTGAAGTTGTTATGGAatcaattgtattttattttgggcAAAGTAAGATGCTATGCTATGTTTTATTGATGAgccaatttttaaatatatgcataGAATTCCCATGAGTAGTTTGAACTCAGAATGTAGCTGCATctataaatttgattttaaatattccatttcttaaaacgccatttctcaaaaatctaaaaaaaagaagccatgttggatggagttttctctttcttgctgCTGTTAGAAATGTCAGAGCATCTCTGTTCTGCTAGGAGCAGGTCATGAGTTCTGATTCAGCCATCTGGGATCCACAAAAGCAAATCAGTATCCTGTGGAAACTTGCAAGCATATCCTCTGCCAGACAATATTATTGCATCAGGACCTCTCCAATTACCATCCCGGAGGTATTTTCGACCAGAAGGTTAGGTGTAACTTTGTGAAGAAGTGTTGAAGGAAAGAGCATGAATTATCCTCATTAATAAACATATGGTTAACTACAAAAAGagcatgctttaaaaaataatggggCAAGAATATTTTAGATCCCTACTTCGCAATTTTGATATCTgggttataaattattatttttttcatacggatatttgtgttttaattttgcatgtCAGctatggtttcccctgtccttccccctcccgctccccctcaccccactcccccaccttcccctcaacccttcctcccctttcccatcccctccagggcaatgactcccctgggaattcagctcaacttggtagattcagtacaggcacatccagtcccctcattccaagctgagcaaagtttcccccCATAAGATGCAGGTTCAAAACAGCAAGCTCATGAAtgaaggacaggtccgggtcccctgcctgggtgcctcccaaacagtacaagctattcaattgtctcacttatccagaggacctaatccagttgggggcttcacagcttttggttcataattcatttgtttccattagtttggctattagtccctgtgctttttccaatcttgatcacTAGGTCCatcccctgggcaccagccatcctggatTATAAATTATGATGAGCTCTTTCAACTATAGCTTGACTTCAGGATTATAAGAGATGCCTGTTGAGTGGATGATGTGAAAAGTTGAGTACCAATTGTTCAAGATTTTGAAGTATATGCAGGGccattgttaattttttaatgttccaGACATTCCTAAAATTTAACAGTGATGAAATAATGCTGTATCATTACCTTTTTTGCTTCTCCAGATTGGGCTGTAGCAGTTGACATGAGAATATGTGCCCACGAATATGGGACAAATACCACATTATCAAATGGAGGAACATCAGTTACATCCATTTGCAATGAAACACAAGGACAAAGGCCTCATGGATTAACTCCAATAGAGAGAATTTGTAGTCATAGGACAGACATGACAAATACACAAAATGAatctcagaataaaaatattctgaacCCTCCTCTATATGTGAAGTATGGGTCTACACTTCCtccaaggtttcagtgcaggaatcaGATGGAAAAAGGGCAGGATTAGATTGAGCAAGAAGGCTTGAAATATGTAGGGTTGGCAAGACTGGGAAATAAATGTGGCACTACTAGTAATGTTACATGGAGAGTAAGAACTCAGGAAGAATGTAAAGTTTGTaagaatttataaattaaaagatGGGACAAGTTTTCGTGGGAGAATTAGGTGAGAGTGATCCAAAGTTTAGTTTCTTTATTCCCAAATAAAGAGTTCCGCTGCTGCTAAAGCACAAATGCAAGGTGCCCATCCTGAGTGCTGCGGTCTTTTTTATTAACTGCTATGCTGCATGTGCAAAAGAGGATCCCAGATGATGCCCTAGAGTCTCAAGGCATATTCCTCTAATTCTGTTAACTATAGAGAGAGGGGGTGAATTAGGTCTGGAAGTTTTTAGGGCAGACTTTTGAGGACTAGCAAGGGGGCGGTTCAAAGAccaatcctagaacttgggaggcagatccaggcagacctctgtgagttagaggccagcagtTTCTACAGAAGGAATCACAGTTCAGGCAAAatggctacacagataaacctgatttctaaaaacaaaaacacaataaaaaccaaaaacagaaataccaaaacaacaacaacaacaaaacaatagaaaCTGACAGAAACAGACCACAGAAACAGCAGTCAGATGCACTTGTCAGGCCAGATTCTCAGTCAAAGAAACCCAGAAAGGAATGGATCCTTTTGGGTAGACAGCTAAATTTTATGACAAAGTAGCTGAAAACTCACTCTGCTCACCAGCCAACACCTGCCTGTATTCTACTATTCATTGGAGGAAGAGCCCTTGCTAAATGTAGCTCCAGTGTTACACTAATGGCATGCCTTTGGCCATAATTTCAAACAAATAATGCATTACTGCCAAACAAGTGATAAAACTCTGAGACCCCTTCATAGTATAAGCAATTAAGCTTTTGCAATATCTCTCCACATATCCTATGATGCATTTcaattgatttaaaatatttatatatgttataaatgtatttatgtataagtTTGCTTTTCTTGGTGCTTTAATGACCTAATATTTATGTTCTTTAATTCCCCATCTATCTCAGAAGGCATGGTGTTCACAGCAgacatcctttttcttttaatatgaaCTGTGTCTGACAACTGCCTTCAAGATTTTCTCATTTTGAGAATAATGGTGACTTTTCTGGATTGATCAGTTGACCTGGCAAAAACAtcttaatgttttttgttttttattttatttttagagatcgggtttttctgtgtagttttggcgcctgttctggatcttgatttatagaccaggctggccttgaacacttagatccacctgcttctacatcccaagtgttgggattaaaggtgtgcaccaccaccatctggcacaTTAGATTCTTTACCATTAGAGAAGTTGTGGAATTGTGttattataatgtaaaatatcctTCTTTTATGACTGCCATAGCCATTGTTGCCTTCAGGTGTAAGAAtcaatatttagaagacagtttgaaaTTATGTGATTTCAGAGAATTATCAGTTGATGGTTCTGTTTCTGGATCCACTATCTCCTGGCCATGTGGAATATTATTATATTGGACAAAGTTTGTCTTCCTGTCAATGATCTGTGTGTGCATTGCTGAAGAGTGTGAAAAATTCAGACGTGTCTTTGGGTTCCAAACCAGTGGTTTGCTTTGAAGGACTAAATGTTGGTAAATTAGGTCACTTGAAGCTGGTAAAATCATCATGTTACCTTGTTCTTTTGTAGTCTTGTTATCTGCAATTTGACCTTCATGAGGCAGGATGATTATAAGTGGACATAATAGGGCTATCAATGGCTTAAGGAATTGTTTCCAACAACCTAACAGTGTAACAAATTGTTCAAATACCCCCTTTATAAGAGAAAAATGCTCAAGCATAAATAGACCAAAATCTGTGCTTTTATATCATGAAAAATCCACACCATTTTTCTTGAATGTTGTGTCTGTGGATTACAAAAGAATAGAAGAAACActggtatgtgtatatttttaaacacactctAAAATGTCTAGacattgttttctgtctgtatcttttttttatttattatctgtatTGTTTTTGACCTCATGAGACAGATCCTAAATTCTTCCAGATATTTGGAGGGTCCTGATTATTCctctctgttatttattttttggcacTGTTTACACTTTAAGAGAAACTTGAGGTACAATGAAACCCACTGTAGAGTTTATTAAGCAAAGGGAATATGGAAAGGCTTCATAGGACAAGGGAAATAACTGTGCAAAAGGTATAGAGGGATTATTGGAACCTGCTTTATGGGACTTCCCAGCATGGACATATGATCCTATGCAGCTATGTCATGCATGCAACTAGATATGTTATATGTCATGCTGCTTGaaattatgtgatcatgcagTGCATATATTACTTAGGACCTAAGGTCCTGCGGTGACTAAATATCTTTCCTGTCTGCTGGAGTTTGCATGTTTCATCATGTACTCCTGAGTGTGGCTAGGAATTATAACAACCCAGATGCATTGTTCTAATAAATAATATAAGGGTTTAAGGAATACAGGTGATTGGGAGTGGGGACAGATTGTCTCCCAGAAATGTTTGCATCTGAGGCAGAAGGCATTGGTTAACTTTCTTGGGTATAGAAGGGGAGATTTTGAGAGAGCTGGACATTCTGTGGTAGTTAATTGAGTTAGCTGTTTCTGGTCTGTGGactattccatttcttcttggaTCTGGCTGTAAAAAATCTGACAATATGCTggcaaggcagaagaggaagtttagaaaaaattttattgggggaggtCCACAAGGGCTCCCAGATTGAGCAACAAGTGTCCTGAAATGAGAAAATTTTTAATGATACTTATCTGAAGTGTATCTGACATGTGCTTGTAGTAGTAAGACAACTCTTTAAGTTggaagtatttttaaacatattaagggGCAAATAGAGGAATTTAAAATCTTCATCAGGTAGCcatgttaaaataaattttagaactcttctatcagaattttattgattagtgttagaaagagagacagagaaacagagaatgagagagagagagagacagagagagagagacagagagagagagaagaaagagagagagagagagagagagagagagagagagagagagagagaatgaatcacggaacatggttttatttttatttttattatcaatcAGGCCTTTTATTTTCACCCAAGGCAAACCATAAGGAGACACATGTGGTACATCAAGAGGGCATTTAACAGTGAGAGATTATtatattactgtttttttttttttgtagcgtCCATGCCCTTCTGAGTCTTAGGGTGTAAATAcatcttgttattgtttcttacCACCTGGGTATATTTTTGGTCTCTGTACCTCAGTATCTAAGGCTAATGTTGATCTCGTAACTGATAGTTGAGCAGTTCAGAAGTTGCAGACTGAAATTGATGAAGCAGCATATGTCAGTACATACAGGAGTACTTGAAGACAGcatcaggaagaagaaaaaatatactgTATTCTTAATCCAGAGGGATTGAGTACAGTTGTGGgataaaatatcatttttctgGAATTAGTGACAAGTCATTAATTCTGATGTGCTCTAGAACTTAAGAGAACAGGACCCTGTTCATTTTACTGTGTATGATGAAGAATTTCTCCTGGGTGATGACAGAATAACAGTTTTCAGGCAGGAGAGATATAATCAGTGGGGGAAGTCATCAAGCATAGCAGCTGTATGGTTTGCatgaattaccttgaagggtacCTATCCTTTAGGGGAAAGCATGAGGGTTGCTGGcctggaggggaaagaaggacCTGAACCTCAATGTGGTTTGTTGGTGGGCATGGATTATCACATGACTGAGTTAAGGAGGTTCAGCAAAATTCCACAGGAGACGGCAGAGGTGACAGAGTAGAGGAGTGAGCAGGTGATCAGTGAGAGGTGATGGTTTAGATAGGATGTCAGCAGATAGACCTGGACTCCTTTACAGGAGTTCAAATGGTAGGATTGATAGGACTTGCTTGGGAAGGGCCCACAGACTGAAAACACATAGACACAATAATTTCTACCAGTCAATGTGAAATATCTGTGgcattttaattagaatattttatgAATACCTGCTTGTAAACTTTATATTCCCTGAGTAATAAGGATGGCAGGGATCCCCAAAATGGGGAAGATCTCCCAGAGGAGGAGGTCAGTGGCTGTCTGAGGCCATTTATTAGACACCAGAAATGCCTCAACATAACTTgaaaatgagttcaagaccatgaGGAGATACTCAATTCATCTGGCAGTGGCCATAAGAGGAAAATCAAAATGCCAGTCAGTCCTGTAAAGTAATTTCTAGCTTGTTGGGTGGAAAAAGTTTGGCTCCAATATTTGGAATTAGAATTTGACTTTTGGAAAATTTTACAGGAGGCATTAAAAGTTCTTAGACCTGTAAGTCTTCAGAGGTAGGCTGTAGTTGGGCTTTTATGAATGGAGACAGGGCATGACTGTTATTGTGAAAGAGCTGATgtagat is a genomic window of Onychomys torridus unplaced genomic scaffold, mOncTor1.1, whole genome shotgun sequence containing:
- the LOC118575010 gene encoding ras-related protein Rab-5A-like translates to MANQGATRPNRPNTGNKMCQFKLVLLGEFAVGKSSLVLRSVKGEFHEFQESTIGVKFEIWNTAGQEWYHSLAPMYYQGAQAAIVVYDITNEGSFARAKHRVKELQWQTTPNIVISLSGNKADIVNKRAVDVQEAQSYVDGNGLLFMETSAKASMDVNEKFMAIAKNLPKDKPENPGTNMARERGVDLTDPAQPARSQCCSH